DNA from Streptomyces luteogriseus:
CGAACCGCCTCGCGCTCCTCCTCGAGCTCCTTGACGGAGGCGTCGATCCGGGCGCGGGAGAACTCGTTGATCTCCAGGCCCTGGACGATCTCGTACGAGCCGTCCTTGGTGGTGACGGGGAAGGAGGAGATGAGCCCCTCCGGTACGCCGTACGAACCGTCGGACGGGATGCCCATGGAGACCCAGTCGCCGTCGGCGGTGCCGTTGACCCAGCTGTAGACGTGGTCGATGGCGGCGTTGGCGGCGGACGCGGCCGACGAGGCGCCACGGGCCTCGATGATGGCGGCGCCGCGCTTGGCGACGGTCGGGATGAAGTCGTCGGCCAGCCACTTCTCGTCGTTGACGACCTCGGCGGCGTTCTTGCCGGCGATGGTGGCGTGGAAGATGTCGGGGTACTGGGTGGCGGAGTGGTTGCCCCAGATGGTCAGGCGCTTGATGTCGGCGACCGTCGAGCCCGTCTTCTTCGCGAGCTGGGTCAGCGCGCGGTTGTGGTCCAGGCGGGTCATCGCGGTGAAGCGCTCGGCCGGGACGTCCGGCGCGGCGGCCTGGGCGATGAGGGCGTTGGTGTTGGCCGGGTTGCCGACGACCAGGATCTTGACGTCGTCCGCGGCATGGTCGTTGATGGCCTTGCCCTGCGGCTTGAAGATGCCGCCGTTGGCCTCCAGCAGGTCGCCGCGCTCCATGCCCTTGGTACGGGGGCGGGCGCCGACGAGCAGACCGACGTTGGTGCCGTCGAAGGCGACGTTCGGGTCGTCGGTGATGTCGATGCCCTGAAGGAGCGGGAACGCGCAGTCGTCCAGCTCCATGGCCGTGCCCTCGGCCGCCTTCAGGGCCGGCGTGATCTCCAGCAGGCGCAGCTTCACCGGCACGTCCGCGCCGAGCAGCTGACCGGAGGCGATGCGGAAGAGCAGGGCGTAACCGATCTGGCCGGCCGCGCCGGTGACGGTGACGTTCACGGGAGTGCGGGTCATGGCGTTCTCCGTATGACAGCTGGCGGTGGGGCGGGCTCCCTGCCCCGGACGTTTGATCGATCTCTTGGCGTCAAGAGATCCATCCAGCCGTCAGGCTATCGCGCATCCGGGATCCCGGACGTCCGGGTCGGTGTGGCCCGGCCCACAACCCTGTTTCCGCCCGCACGCGCGTTCCCGCCCCCCACGCAAGAGGCGGCCGCCCGTCCGGGAGAGGAGGACGAAGGCGGCCGCCTGGGGGGATACCGACCATGCCGGACTCCCGTGGGGGTACGGTTCGCGTGCCCCCGATTACGGCGAGCATTCCCCCCCTTCGGAAATTCTTGGCTCGGCTCGGGGGGTGGGGCGGCGGCCGACGGGGTGGGCGGCGACGGGCGGGGCGGCCCGGCGACCGGCGGAGCGGTTCGCTCACCGGCCGATGCGGCCGGTCGACCAGTCGGCCCAGCCGTCGACCGGCAGAACCGGCAGAGCGGCCCGGCGACAAGCCGGTGCAGCACGCCAGCCGACTGAGCAGCCCACCGACCAGCCGATACGACCCGCCGGTGCGGCCCAGAGAGGCCCGCCGACCAACCGTGCGGCCCGCCGACCAGCAGAGCAGCCCGCTCACCGGCCGATGCGGTCGGTCGACCAGTCGGCCCAGCCGTCGACCGGCAGAACCGGCAGAGCAGCCCGGCGACAAGCCGGTGCAGCACGCCAGCCGACTGAGCAGCCCACCGACCAACCGATACGACCCGCCGGTGCGGCCCGCCGACCAGCCGATGCAACACGCCGACCGGCAGAGTGGCCCACCGACCAACCGATGCAGCACGCCGACCAGCCGATACGGCCGGTCAACCGGCGGAGCCGTCCGGGGGCTAGTCGGTGCAGCCCTTCTGGCCGCCCGCCAGGGTCGCGCAGGCCTTGGCGTCCGCGGCGTTCTTCACGGCCACCATCGGGGTGTAGGCGATGGCGTCACCGGCCGCGGTGATGCTGCCGGTCTGCTTCGCCTTGCCCGAGCTGACCTGGACCTCGTCGCCCTGTGCCGCCTGGGTGATACGGCCCCAGGCCGCCTTGCACGTCTCGCTGTAGCGGACCTCGACGACGGTCGTGCCGACGGTCGCGGTCTGGGCGGTGGTCACCAGGTCACCGCTGCACCCCATGGCCTCCGCGTCCTTGCCGGTGCAGGCGTCACCGCTGCACTTCACGCCCGGCGGCAGCTTCGGGTCGTCGCTGACGGTCGGCGAGGGCGACTTGGCGCCGCCCTTGGCCTCGTCGTCGCCACCGCCGCCGGTGAGGTAGAACGCGCCGGCGATCACCACGAGCACGCCCACGACCCCCGCGAGGAAGGTCACGGTCCGCTTCTTGCCCGCAGAGGCGGAGGCAGATGCGGTCCGGCGGGTTCCCCCGGCACCACCGCCACCTGCACCACCAGCCCGGCCCGGAACGGCGTCCTGGGGTTCGCCGTACGGGTCCGAAACGGGGCCGGGAGTCCACCCGGGCCCCCCGGGCGATCCGGCGGGGGTTCCGGCCCCCGCGTCGGGCCGGGATCCCCGGCCCGTACCGGCCCCGGCGGAGCGCCCGCCCGTCGCCGACGGGCCCTGGTACCCGGCCAGCCCCCACGAGTTGACCTCGGGCTCGGCGGCCCGGCCGCTCTCCTCCCGCACACTCGCGCCGGTGGAGTCCTGGACCTCGGGCGCCGTCGGCTGCGCCGGCACGGACGGGACCACCCCGGCCGGTCCCGCGATACCCGGGGTGACCGTGGTGCCGCCGCTGCGGCGGGCGGGCTTGCCGCCGCCCGAGGAGGCGGCCCTGCCCTCGCCCGCCGAGGCCGTCTTGCCACCGGCCGAGGGATCGGTGAAGTCCTGCCCGCCGAATTCCCCGAGCGCGGCGCGCGCCTGGGAGATCCGTATGGCCTCCATCGTCATGTCGTGCCGCATCTCCGAGCGGCTCCAGGCGCGCTCGGCGAGCTCCCACATGGTGGTCAGGTGCACCGGATTGGTGCCCGTGACCTCGGCCAGGGCCACGATCGCGCCCTTCGGCGCGAGCAGCCGGCCGTTCAGGTAACGCTCCCACGACGTCTTGCTGTAGCCCGTGCGGTCCGCCACCGACGCGATGCTCAGACCGCTGCGGTCCACGAGTCTGCGCAGCTGGCTGGTGAACTCCCTGATCTGTGGATCGAGCTCATCCGGCAAGGCCTTCCAACGAGGCATTGCTCCCCCTTTTCCCCCCGGTCGTGCTGATATTTCTCGCGCTGTTCGCCCCGCGCGCGGCGGCCTTGGCCGAGTCCCGTTGTGGATACCCACAGGGATGCGTCCACTCAGGATCTCAGTTCCCTGACGGGGGGCGCACAGGAGCATGGTGACCGCGCGCGATACACCCTGGACCGTCCTGATTGTCCCTGCCAACCCCGTCGTCGCACCACTTTGTGCGGTATCGGAGCGGAACCGGAAGCGAGACGTACCGGAACTGTCACTTCCGTGCCACAGCGCTCTGACAGCCGTTGAACAGGCCGTTCGCCGTGCCCGAGGGTGGGTCGTGGCGGCGGACCGTCCTTCCTCGGGGGAGGGGACGGCCCGCCGCCCGCGTCATTCGCTGGTGACCGTGAAGTGCAGGGTGTCCTTCAGGAACGGGATCTGCAGCAGCGGATTCGGCTGTGCCATCAGCGCCAGCAGAACGATCACGGTGCCCAGCAGGCCGTAGGTGACGATGTCCGTGAAACGGGAGCGGACGGCGAGCATGCCGACGCCCGGCAGCAGCCATCGCATCGCGCCACCGCCCAGCAGGGCGACGCCGATCAGCAGCGTCCCGATCCGGAACTGGCCGAACGCCGTCACCAGCAGCCCGAGCCCGGCCAGCCCCAGCACGGCGAGCACGGGCCACTGCCGGGCGGGCGCGGGAGCGTCCCCGGCCGCGGCCCGGCCGCCGCCCTCGGGCCGCGCGGTGTCCCTGGTGAACAGCGGGAAGCGCCGGGTGACCCGCCGCGGGCGCCCTTCGGCGTCGGGCGCGCTGACGGGGTCCCGGACGGTGAGCTCCTCCGGTGACTCGTGTCCGCTCGGCGTCTCCTGCCCGCCGGCCGTCCCGCGCCCGCCGGGGGTCCGGTGATCGGCCTCGCCGGGGGACCGGTGATCGGCCTCGCCGGGGGACCGGCGCTCCGCCGCGCCCCGGGCCCGGTGCTCGGTCTCGGCCGCGGCCCGGCGCTCCGCCCCGCTCGGGGCCCGGTGCTCAGCCGACACTGCGCTCCGCCGCCTCGACCACGTTGACGAGCAGCTGGGCACGGGTCATCGGGCCGACTCCGCCGGGGTTCGGGGAGATCCAGGCGGCGACCTCGGCGACGTCGGGGTGGACGTCGCCCACGATCTTGCCCTCGGCGCTGCGGGAGACGCCGACGTCGAGGACGGCCGCGCCGGGCTTCACGTCCTCGGCCCGGATCAGATGGGCGGAACCGGCGGCGGCCACGATGATGTCCGCGCGCTTGAGGTGCGCCGACAGGTCACGCGTGCCGGTGTGGCACTGCGTCACGGTGGCGTTCTCGCTGCGGCGGGTGAGCAGCAGCGGCATCGGCCGGCCGATGGTCACGCCGCGTCCGACGACCACGACCTCGGCGCCCTTGATCTCCACGCCGTAGCGGCGGAGCAGCGTCAGCACGCCGTTGGGGGTGCAGGGCAGCGGGGCGGGCTCGTTGAGGACGAGGCGCCCCAGGTTCATCGGGTGCAGCCCGTCCGCGTCCTTGTCCGGGTCCATCAGCTCGAGGATGCGGTTCTCGTCGATGCCCTTGGGCAGCGGCAGTTGCACGATGTACCCGGTGCAGGCCGGGTCCTCGTTGAGCTCGCGGACGGCCCGCTCGATCTCCTCCTGGGTCGCCGTGGCGGGCAGTTCGCGCTGGATGGAGGCGATGCCCACCTGCGCGCAGTCGCGGTGCTTGCCGGCGACGTACTTCTGGCTGCCGGGGTCTTCCCCGACCAGGATCGTGCCGAGGCCGGGCGTGACGCCCTTCTCCTTCAGCGCCGCCACGCGGGCGGTCAGATCGGACTTGATCGCGGCTGCGGTGGCCTTGCCATCGAGAATCTGGGCGGTCATGGCCCCATCCTCGCGGATGACCCCGCCGCGGTTCCAATCCGACCGCAATCCGGGCACCGGGGTGCCCGTCCTCCCGTATCCGCCCATGATCAGCGATGTTGCACTTGCACAACACATCGGGAATGCGGCTGGACAAGCCGGTCAGTGGTGAAGAACGATGACCCGACAAGTGCCGCGGGCAGCTCAACGGGGGGACGGTCGCAATACTGAAGATTTTCCTCCGTGCGGGATGTCACGCGTCGTCCCCGCACAAGGACCAACGGAGGAAAGTCCCCCATGAGCTACGGCGACCCGAACAACCCCTACGGCGCTCCCCAGGGGCAGCAGCCGCAGCAGCCGGGCTACGGATACCCGCAGGACCAGGGACAGGCGCCCGGTTACGGCTACCCGCAGGCCCCTCCGGTCTCCCCTTACGGCGGCCCCGCCGCGCCGACCACCATGCCCGGCTCCGTGGGCGCGGCCCGCGTGATGATGTGGGTGATCGTCGGTCTCCAGGTCATCGGCGTGGCGATCTTCGCCTTCTCCGCGGTGGCCCTCAACGCCGCCAAGGACGACGCGTCCCTGAAGGACAACACCGCCTTCCAGGACCTGGTCGGTGACTCGACCGGCGTGATCTGGGGCTACGTGGTGTTCGGCCTGGCCTGGCTGGTGTTCGCGGCCGTCCTGGCGACCAAGTTCAAGAACGGCGGCAACGGCGCCCGGGTCACCATCATGGTGTTCGCCATCATCACGGCGGTCCTCGGCCTCTACCCGTTCATCATCGTCGGCCTGGTGCACACCGTTCTCGCCATCCTGGTGGCCGTCTTCGTCGGCAACGCCAACGGCAAGGCCTGGTTCAACCGCCCCCGCTACTGAACGGGCCCGGTCGACCGGACCAGTTCACGCCAATCACATCCAAGGGCCGTGTCTCACCCGTACGAGGGGGGCACGGCCCTGGTGCGTCGCCCTACTCTGACGGTGGTAGCTGTTCAGGCACGGGGAGAGCACCTTGTACAGCATCATCGTGGTACCTCCGCCGACCACGGAGGACGAGCGAAACCGCACCCCCGACAGGCTCGCGCGCGGCGCCCTCCGGCTCTTCGGCGGCCTTCGTCCGGCCGGGCCGACCCGGTGACCGAGGCGTACGCCGTACCCGTGCCCAAGGGCTACCGGGTCGGCGACTGGGAGGTGCGCGAACCCATCGCGACCGGCGCCTTCGGCAGTGTGTACGCGGCCCGGCGCGTCGGTGACGGCGCCGGGCTGCCGCCCACGGCCGCGCTGAAGTTCCTGCCCACCGGGACGGCCACGCCCCGCCGGCTGACGCACCTGCGCGAACTGGTCGAGCGTGAGGTCGAGCTGTACCGGCGGCTGCGGCACCCGCGGCTGGTGCGGATGTACCAGACGCTGACGGTCGACGACCCGGGCCGTCCGGAGCTGGACGGCGCCACCGTCCTCGTCCTGGAGAAGGCCGAGGGCTCCCTGTCGGCCCTGCTCGCCGCCACGCCCCGGCCCGCCGCCGGCCCCGCGCTGCTCGCGCAGATCGCCGAAGGTCTCGCCCAGCTGCACGGCGCCGGCTGGGTGCACGGCGACCTGAAGCCGGCCAACGTGCTGCTGATGGCGGACGGTTCGGTGCGCCTCGCCGACTTCAACATGGCCGCGGAGCTGGAGGGCACCCACGCCTACACGCCGGCCTTCGCCACCCCCGACTACACCCCGCCGGAACTGCTGTGGACCGAGATCGGCGAACGGGGCCGCCGCATCCGCCCGTCCGCCGACATCTGGGCCTTCGGCGTCCTCTCCCACCTCGTGCTCACCGGCTCCTTCCCCCTGCCCGGCGCCACCTCGACCGCCCGGCGCGACGCGGCCGCGGCCTACGCCCGCGGTGTCGACGAACTGCGCCTGTCGCCGGAACTGCCAGACGGCTGGCGGGAGATCGTGCGCGCCTGCCTGACCCGGACGCACCGGCAGCGCATCGACGGCGCCGCGCTGCTGCGCCGCGTGACGGCGGCCGCGGGTCCGGACCGGCGTGGCTTGCGCCTGCCCCGCCTGCGCCCCGCCCGCCGCCGCCCGCGCCGCGGGTCCGTCGCGGCCGTCCTCGCCGGAGCGGCCGCGGCCCTGGCCGCCCTCGCCTACGGCATCAGCGTCTGGGCGGGCGCCGGCGGCACCGGCGGCGGCACCGGCTCCGGCGCGTCAGCGAACGTCTCCGCCGCCGCCTACGGCGCGTCCGAACTCCGCACCGACCGGGGCGTTCCGCCCGCCTACCGGCTGCTGATCGTCGAGACGGCGCACGACTGCGACCAGAAGGAGGTCACTCCGGTCCTGATCGCCGCCATGCTGAAGGTGGAGAGCGACTTCGACCCGGACCTGTCCGACCCCGACAACGACGAGTACGGCATCGCCCGCTGGACCCCGAGCGTCCTGCGCTGGTGGATGAACGAGGACGGCACCCCCGGCGAGACGGTCCCCCAGCCCCCCTTCCCTCCCGCCGAGTCCATCCCGGCGATGGGCCGCTACCTGTGCTGGATCGCCCCGCGCCTGCACGAGGCCCTGCCGGGCGACCGGCAGGTCCTGATCGCCGCCGCGTACCGCACGTCGTACCGCACCGTGAACACGGCCAAGGGCGTGCCCCCGGACGTACGCGTCTACGCCGACCGGGTCGCCCACTTCCTGGAGGAGTACGCGCCCGACGGTCGAAAGTGACCGCGCGGACAAGGGCGTTGACATGCCGTCACAAATGGGCGGACTCACCGAACGGGACATGCGAACATGCTCTCGATTCCCTTGTCCCGAAGGAAGGTTCACGCATGAGACTCACCCGCGGTGCCCTGCTCGTCGCCGCCGGCGCCCTGACGCCCGTCCTCCTGCTCACCGCTCCGGCCTTCGCCGCGGGCACCGCTCCGGCGGCCGTGGCGGCGGCGTCGGCAGCGCCCTCGAACGGGACGCCGGTGGACGAGATGACGGAGGACGAGCTCCGTATCGCGATCGCGCGCATCCTGGCCGACCCGGACTCCGGACGAGGCGTCACCCGCGAGGCCAACGCAGCGCTCGACGGCACCGTGGAGGACATGCGCGCCTTCCTGAAGACCGGCTACCGCCTCGCCCAGGCCGAAGACGACCGCGTCGCCATCGTCCGCATCATCGGCGACCCCGACTCCGGCCGAGGCGTCAAACGCGAAGCCACCAAGGCCCTCGACACCAACACCCCCGAAGCCCTGCGCGCCTTCCTGGAAACCGGCTACCGCCTCGCCCAGGCCGAAGACGACCGCGTCGCCGTCGCCCGCATCCTGGCCGACCCGACCATCAGCGCGGCCCTGCGCGCGGCCGCCGAGGACGTCATCGACGGCACTCCGGAGGAACTGCGGTACTTCCTGGAGACCGGCCGGTACGAGGTCGACGGCTGACAGTCCGGAGCGGGCCGGCGGGGTTGCGCCGGCCCGCTCCGTCACCGGTCCCGGCGGGTCTCAGTGGAAGAAGTGCCGCGTCCCCGTGAAGTACATCGTGATGCCGGCCTTCTGCGCGGCCTCCACGACCAGTTCGTCACGGACCGATCCGCCGGGCTGCACGATGGCCTTGACGCCCGCGGCGCCCAGGACGTCGATGTTGTCGGGGAACGGGAAGAACGCGTCCGACGCGACGTACGAGCCCCGGGCCCGCTCCTCGCCGGCCCGCTCCACCGCGAGCTTGCAGGAGTCGACGCGGTTGACCTGCCCCATGCCGACGCCGACCGAGGCACCGTCCTTGGCGAGCAGGATCGCGTTGGACTTCACGGCACGGCAGGCCTTCCAGGCGAAGGACAGCTCGGCCAGCTCGTCGGCGCTCAGCGCCTCACCGGTCGCCAGCGTCCAGTTGGCCGGGTCGTCGCCGTCGGCCTGGAGACGGTCGGTGACCTGGAGCAGCGCGCCACCGTCGATCGGCTTGACCTCGACGGGCGCGGCCGGTCCGTCGGCGCAGCGCAGCACGCGGATGTTCTTCTTCTTGGTGAGGGCCTCCAGGGCCCCGTCCTCATAGCCGGGCGCCACGATGACCTCGGTGAAGATCTCCGCGACCTGCTCCGCCATCTCCCTGCTGACCGGGCGGTTGACCGCGATCACGCCACCGAACGCCGACAGCGGGTCACAGGCGTGCGCCTTGCGGTGCGCCTCGGCGACGTCCGAACCGACCGCGATGCCGCAGGGGTTGGCGTGCTTGATGATCGCGACGCACGGCTCGGCGTGGTCGTACGCGGCACGGCGGGCGGCGTCCGTGTCCGTGTAGTTGTTGTACGACATCTCCTTGCCGTGCAGCTGCTCGGCCTGGGCGAGGCCGCCGCCCGCGGCGGAGCCGCTCATCGATGCTGCGGAGACGTAGAGCGCGGCCGGCTGGTGCGGGTTCTCGCCGTAGCGCAGGGTGTGCTCGCGCTCCCAGGTGGCGCCGAGGAAGTCGGGGAACTGCGACTCGTCGACGGGCGCGTAGGAGGAGGCGAACCAGGAGGCGACGGCCACGTCGTAGGCGGCCGTGTGCTGGAACGCCTCGGCGGCGAGCCGCTTGCGGGTGGTGAGGTCGAAGCCGCCGCTCTGGACGGCCTTGAGCACATCGGCGTACCGGGCCGGGCTGGTGACGACCGCGACCGACGGGTGGTTCTTCGCGGCGGCCCGGACCATCGAGGGGCCGCCGATGTCGATCTGCTCGACGCACTCGTCGGGCGAGGCACCGGAGGCGACGGTCTCGCGGAACGGGTAGAGGTTCACGACGACGAGGTCGAACGGCTCGACACCCAGCTCGGCGAGCTGCTCGCGGTGGCTGTCCAGGCGCAGGTCGGCGAGGATGCCCGCGTGCACGCGCGGGTGCAGGGTCTTGACCCGGCCGTCCAGGCACTCGGGGAAGCCGGTGAGCTCCTCGACCTTGGTGACGGGGACGCCGGCAGCGGCGATCTTCGCGGCGGTGGAGCCGGTGGAGACGAGCTCGACCCCGGCCTCGTGGAGCCCGCGCGCGAGGTCCTCGAGACCGGTCTTGTCGTAGACGCTGACGAGCGCCCGGCGAAGGGGCCGCTTGTTGCTCTCGGCGGTCACTGGATAACTACCTTTCGTCCCTCAATGCGATAGCCGTTGCGGGCGAGGCGCCCCACGACCTCGACGAGCAGCCTTCGCTCGACTTCCTTGATGCGCTCGTGCAGAGCGCCTTCGTCGTCCTCGTCCCGGATCTCCACCACGCCCTGCGCGATGATCGGCCCGGTGTCGACGCCGTCGTCGACGAAGTGGACGGTGCAGCCGGTGACCCTGGCGCCGTACGCGAGTGCGTCCCGCACACCGTGGGCTCCCGGGAAACTGGGCAGGAGCGCGGGGTGGGTGTTGACGAACCGCCCGCCGAACCGCGCGAGGAACTCCTTGCCGACGATCTTCATGAACCCCGCGGAGACGACGAGGTCGGGCTCGTGGGCCGCGACGGCCTCGGCGAGGGCGGCGTCCCACTCCTCGCGGCTGGCGTGGTCCTTGACCTTGCACACGAAGGTGGGCAGCCCGGCGCGCTCGGCACGCGCCAGCCCCTCGATGCCCTCACGGTCCGCGCCGACGGCCACGATCTCGGCCCCGTACTCCGGTGCGCCGACGGCGGCGATCTCGTCGAGCAGCGCCTGCAGGTTGGTGCCGGATCCGGAGACCAGCACGACGAGGCGCTTGGCGCGCGGGGCCACGGGCTTGGCGGCCACGGTGGGGGCCTTTCTCGGGGGAGCGTCTGTCCTGGGCGGTCGGCGCTCAACGTTTTGTGCATTCATACGAATGCTTTGCGTCCCCGGATACGGGGAAGCCTACGAAGCGGCCGACCGTCAGCAACGATACCGGCACACCGGACGGCCCCCACGGGACGGGGGCACGGCCGGAAGGTAGCGTCTGGACGGAGCCGGTTCGGGAACGACGTCCGGACGTGGTGCGTTCAGGAGGTGACGGACCCGGGTCCGACGCTGTTCCGTTCTGTCCACCCATTCCTCCTCACCAACGGGAAGACGCTCACTTGATGCCGGACCGCAGCCTGCGACTCCTCACGTTCCCCCAGCTGTTGCCGCAGGGAGGGGAGCGCGGCGCCGTGCTGCTGCGGGAGCGCCCCAGCTCACCGCCGGATGCGCCTTCGGGTGGCGACGGCGGGCAGGAGCGGGAGCGCGGGTCCCAGAAGGACAACCCCTTCGCCCCGCCGCCCGAGGGCACGCCGGACCGGCCCTGGCAGCCGCGGCGCCCGTCGGGCGACGACTCCCAGGACTCCGGCCACGGCGAGGGGGGCGACCGCTCGCCCTGGGGCAGCCAGTGGAGCGACCAGCAGCCCGGCCGCTCCCCCGGCGGCTTCGGTGAGCACCCCCGCGGAGGGCCCGAGGGCCAGGGCGGCGGCCCCCAGGGCGGCGGCCCGAACGTGCGCTGGGACCCGACGGATCCCGCGCAGCGCCGCGCCCGTTATGCCCTGCTGTCAGGCATGTGGGCCTTCTTCTTCGCCCTCTTCAGCTGGCCGTACGTGGCGCTGCTGCTCGGCGCGCTCGCCCTCTACTGGGCCATCAGCTCCCTGCGCGCCAAACCCCGCAAGCCGGATCCGGACTCCCCCGCCCCCGAGCAGCAGGGCGGCGGCCGTCCCCAGACGACGGCGGCGGTGAGCGGCCTGGTCACGGCGTCCCTGGCGATCGCCCTGGTCGCCGCGTCCTTCACGGCGCAGCTGGTCTACCGCGACTACTACACGTGCACCAACGACGCCCTCACGAACGAGGCGAAGCAGTCCTGCTCCCAGCTTCTGCCGGAGGAGCTCCGGGGGTTCCTGAGCACGGACGACTGACGCTTCAGGGGCTCTCCGGCGGGGTGGACCGGTCGGTCGAGGCCGGGTCGGACGGCAGGAAGTCGTAGAGACCGAAGTCCGTTTCGCGGTTCTGGTCGCGCAGGCCGTAGAAAGCGTCTTCCTCGTCGCCCCCGGGCCGCCCCGCACGCCGAGTGCCCCCGGCTCGCCCGGCCCCCCGAGAACCGTCAGCGACTCCCGCGGCCCGAGGGCCGTCCGAGGCCCCGGCGCCCCAGAAGTCCTCGGCATCCTCGTCGCCCGCGGACGATCCGCCACCTCGAGTGCCGTCGGCTCGTCCGCCGCCCCGAGGGCCGTCCGCGGCTCCCGCGCTCCCGGCCACTCCCGCGATCCCGGCCACGCCGGTTCGCGTGAACCGGCCGCGGCCCGGCCGGGCGCCCTTCCGCAGCCGCCCGGGAACGTGGGAGCCCTCGGCCGCGTCCTCTCGCCGGCTGCCGATCTTCGGCTCCTCCGCCCGGGATGACCGGCACCGCCAGGCCCGTACTCCCACCGCCGTCGGGATCGCCAGCGGTCCCAGCCAGGCCAGCGTCGCGGCGGCGGCCTGCCACCACACGGGGCCGAACCGGGACAGCACGTCGGCACCGAGCGGGCCGCCCGACAGCCCGGCCAGCACCGCGAGCACGGCCGCACAGAGCACCGACGCCAGCGCCGCGGCACGGACCGTACGGCCGACCGACCAGACGTCCGCCGCCCGCGTGCCGCCCGGGCCCGTCCCGTCGCGCTCCGGCGGCACCGCGCCCTTGGCCACCGTCCAGCCCAGTACCACCGCGGCGACCACCGGCACCACCCCGGCCGCCCAGTGCACCGGCGCCCCCCGCCCCGCCTCCGGCACCGCCGCCAGCAACGGAAGCGGCGGCAGGAACGGGGCCGGCGCCGAGGCCAGGGGGCCCACGGCGTGGCCGGCGCCGAGGGCGAAACCGGGGCCGAGGGCGTAGGCGGCACCCCACACCGCCGCGTTGGGGAGCAGGGCCGCGCACAGCAGCAGCACGGCGAACCGCCCCGACCACCCCTCGGTCAGCCGGAGCAGCGACGCCTGGGTCGCCGCCCCGTGCCCCACCAGCGACACCACCACCAGCAGCGCACCGCCCCCGAGAAGCACCCCGGCCCCGGCCGCCGAGGCCCGGGCGGCGACGCCGGGGCGCGCGTCCGGGCCGAGCACCAGCGGGCGCACTCCCGCCGGCAGCACGCCCAGCAACCGCCGCAGCGGCCGGCCCGGACGGCCGTACGCCGACCACACGCCCGCCCCAGCCGCCACTACGGCGACCAGCGGGACGCACACACCGGTCCACACCCACGACGGCCGCAGCACACCGCCGGCGGCGTAGAGGGCGGCGGGCACGGCGACGGCGAGGTAGCCGAGGACGACGCCCGTCCACGCGGTGCGGGGGGAGACCAGGGGCGTGCTCACGGCGACGGCGAGGCCCTCCTCGTAGCCGTGGTCGCCGTCGTCCTCGTCTCCTCCCTCGCCGTCCGCGACGTCCCGACCCGCCCGGTGCAGCAGCCACACCGGCAGGGCGAGCAGCAGCAGGGGCGGGAGGCCGAGGGGGGCGGGGACGCCGGAGAGCGTGTCGGTGCGGACCAGCTCGGCACCGTGCGCCAGCAGCCACAGCGCCGCCGCCACATGCATGGCGCCGCCGGGCCCGCTGTCCGGGTACGGCGAG
Protein-coding regions in this window:
- a CDS encoding malate dehydrogenase — its product is MTRTPVNVTVTGAAGQIGYALLFRIASGQLLGADVPVKLRLLEITPALKAAEGTAMELDDCAFPLLQGIDITDDPNVAFDGTNVGLLVGARPRTKGMERGDLLEANGGIFKPQGKAINDHAADDVKILVVGNPANTNALIAQAAAPDVPAERFTAMTRLDHNRALTQLAKKTGSTVADIKRLTIWGNHSATQYPDIFHATIAGKNAAEVVNDEKWLADDFIPTVAKRGAAIIEARGASSAASAANAAIDHVYSWVNGTADGDWVSMGIPSDGSYGVPEGLISSFPVTTKDGSYEIVQGLEINEFSRARIDASVKELEEEREAVRGLGLI
- a CDS encoding helix-turn-helix domain-containing protein, with the protein product MPRWKALPDELDPQIREFTSQLRRLVDRSGLSIASVADRTGYSKTSWERYLNGRLLAPKGAIVALAEVTGTNPVHLTTMWELAERAWSRSEMRHDMTMEAIRISQARAALGEFGGQDFTDPSAGGKTASAGEGRAASSGGGKPARRSGGTTVTPGIAGPAGVVPSVPAQPTAPEVQDSTGASVREESGRAAEPEVNSWGLAGYQGPSATGGRSAGAGTGRGSRPDAGAGTPAGSPGGPGWTPGPVSDPYGEPQDAVPGRAGGAGGGGAGGTRRTASASASAGKKRTVTFLAGVVGVLVVIAGAFYLTGGGGDDEAKGGAKSPSPTVSDDPKLPPGVKCSGDACTGKDAEAMGCSGDLVTTAQTATVGTTVVEVRYSETCKAAWGRITQAAQGDEVQVSSGKAKQTGSITAAGDAIAYTPMVAVKNAADAKACATLAGGQKGCTD
- a CDS encoding DUF3017 domain-containing protein, with protein sequence MSAEHRAPSGAERRAAAETEHRARGAAERRSPGEADHRSPGEADHRTPGGRGTAGGQETPSGHESPEELTVRDPVSAPDAEGRPRRVTRRFPLFTRDTARPEGGGRAAAGDAPAPARQWPVLAVLGLAGLGLLVTAFGQFRIGTLLIGVALLGGGAMRWLLPGVGMLAVRSRFTDIVTYGLLGTVIVLLALMAQPNPLLQIPFLKDTLHFTVTSE
- a CDS encoding bifunctional methylenetetrahydrofolate dehydrogenase/methenyltetrahydrofolate cyclohydrolase; this encodes MTAQILDGKATAAAIKSDLTARVAALKEKGVTPGLGTILVGEDPGSQKYVAGKHRDCAQVGIASIQRELPATATQEEIERAVRELNEDPACTGYIVQLPLPKGIDENRILELMDPDKDADGLHPMNLGRLVLNEPAPLPCTPNGVLTLLRRYGVEIKGAEVVVVGRGVTIGRPMPLLLTRRSENATVTQCHTGTRDLSAHLKRADIIVAAAGSAHLIRAEDVKPGAAVLDVGVSRSAEGKIVGDVHPDVAEVAAWISPNPGGVGPMTRAQLLVNVVEAAERSVG
- a CDS encoding protein kinase domain-containing protein, whose translation is MTEAYAVPVPKGYRVGDWEVREPIATGAFGSVYAARRVGDGAGLPPTAALKFLPTGTATPRRLTHLRELVEREVELYRRLRHPRLVRMYQTLTVDDPGRPELDGATVLVLEKAEGSLSALLAATPRPAAGPALLAQIAEGLAQLHGAGWVHGDLKPANVLLMADGSVRLADFNMAAELEGTHAYTPAFATPDYTPPELLWTEIGERGRRIRPSADIWAFGVLSHLVLTGSFPLPGATSTARRDAAAAYARGVDELRLSPELPDGWREIVRACLTRTHRQRIDGAALLRRVTAAAGPDRRGLRLPRLRPARRRPRRGSVAAVLAGAAAALAALAYGISVWAGAGGTGGGTGSGASANVSAAAYGASELRTDRGVPPAYRLLIVETAHDCDQKEVTPVLIAAMLKVESDFDPDLSDPDNDEYGIARWTPSVLRWWMNEDGTPGETVPQPPFPPAESIPAMGRYLCWIAPRLHEALPGDRQVLIAAAYRTSYRTVNTAKGVPPDVRVYADRVAHFLEEYAPDGRK
- a CDS encoding ALF repeat-containing protein — protein: MRLTRGALLVAAGALTPVLLLTAPAFAAGTAPAAVAAASAAPSNGTPVDEMTEDELRIAIARILADPDSGRGVTREANAALDGTVEDMRAFLKTGYRLAQAEDDRVAIVRIIGDPDSGRGVKREATKALDTNTPEALRAFLETGYRLAQAEDDRVAVARILADPTISAALRAAAEDVIDGTPEELRYFLETGRYEVDG